CAAATTTTTCTATGGCTATTCCGAAGGCAAGAAAGGCAATTGCGCTTCTTATCCAGGCAAGAAAGGTTCGCTCTACTGCAAGATAATACCTTGCATCAACAGGCTTCTGAAGATTTTCAGGCATAGTCCCTCAATTTTTCAGCAAGTCTTTCAGCAAGAAAAACTAAACATTCAAGATCAAGATAGGTGATTGCCGAGGAATCATAAAGGACTTTACAACTTGGAGGAAGCCCTTCTTCTGGGTCACCTTCCCAATAATTTACCTGAAGAGGAATCCTTGGTAAGGCCCAAATAATCACTGAAAAACCTCCTTCCCTCTCCTTAAACTCTGAGATTCTAAAATTTTTAAGCAATTCCCTTATATGGCTTTTTGCCTCTGAAAAAATTTCCCTTAAGGGGTCTTCTGCATAGAGTTTTAAAGTTTTAACCTTGGAGATAGAGTGAGGGAATGCAGAGAGATTAACAAAATTTCCTGTTAAAGGAGCCTTTCCATTAAAAAGGAAGTAATTGCAGAGAAGGA
This window of the Caldimicrobium thiodismutans genome carries:
- a CDS encoding DUF3786 domain-containing protein codes for the protein MKSYLDLLKLLPKTNCKECGFESCLLFALKVFSKEAAPEKCPYLPLESLPQELLSSKLSFNQLLENLKYLKERFRALNLIEIGENLGALFEKEPFSLRLFYLDTEITLPLDTHGHPLELKDLRGKDLDPRDEILLCNYFLFNGKAPLTGNFVNLSAFPHSISKVKTLKLYAEDPLREIFSEAKSHIRELLKNFRISEFKEREGGFSVIIWALPRIPLQVNYWEGDPEEGLPPSCKVLYDSSAITYLDLECLVFLAERLAEKLRDYA